The DNA segment CAAAGCACAAATGAAGTTTTTCATAGGGTTACCGACCTTTTTTCCGCAAGATTTTAACGGTTTTTTGCCAGATTTCGCATCATGTATAGGCCTCCAATGTTTGGTGTATTTTTTCTGTTACCCTACTTTTCAGTGGAAAATTCTTTGCCATTTTTGGTTCTGTTACTGTTCCTTACACGCCTCACCGTGGACACGCTCTTACCTTTTTTCCACTTTTCCAACTCCATCAAAATTCCTTGAAATGCACTGATCACGTGGTATATCTCgcaatttttttgtatctTTTTTCCTCCAAGTtacaattttgtaatttctatTGCCATTGTAATAGTCTGGGTAAAGTTAATTGTTTGATGATTAAAACCAGAAAAGCCGTAACCTCAATGCAAGTCTACAGTCTACACATCAAACAAaccatttttttctaaaacattCTTTTTACACTAAGTTGTATTAAAACCAAATGTAGTGTAGTCTGTAATCTGCATGCAAGCTAACTAATCTATATACAGTATTCCGAACTTACCTGCAAGATTTACCCGGCATTGCGTAAAAAAGTTCAGGGcgtaattaagtttttttttgcttccCAACTGTTGGAGTTAATGCGTACTTTGTCTCTCTCACAATAACCTGgttaatgaaaatgttttgtttcactGCCGATTGATGCCTCTTCCGCTTTCTctggaaaacaaaaaaattaaaatttaacttggTTATTTGTTAAGTTCATTCAAGTAACTTCTGATGTGATGTACACTTTGGTTTCTcatatatagcctactagTATTGTTCTatacaattaattttatattatacatATCACAAATGGTCCTCACGTTGAAGAAGAAATAATGGCTTGCAACAAATCAAAGCTTTGCCTGGCGTGGTTCTTGTAGACTTTTCCACACAAAACGGCAACGTGCAACGCTATGTCAGAATGGTTCTTGCTGCTTTCATCTCGTCtggtttgtaaaatatttcgtcTCTGGCATGGTGATTTCTAAGCCTGTAACGAATGTTTTGCATCTGCAGACGACAGCACATTTGAAACGCCGGTTGAAGACAATGCATTTAATTGGCATGACAGCTGATATGCAACATGAGCAATTTGCTGGACGAGCCATTTTATACAAACATAAATAGCTAATTTGTGTACATCTAAATGTGAGATTTACGATTTATCTCGATGCATTATAAAGCCGTACTTGAGgcaaaaaaccaaaaatttttgcactttgtGCATCATGGGTGATTATTATTAATTCCAGGTGAGCAAATGCTGAAATTATAGACTCAGCTTTCATAAACGTTTGGTTGCCCTTTGGCTGAAGCGAAATCCTAAATACGCTACTGATGACGGAGCGTACAATTTTTCTGAAAGCAAAAGTGAGGATTcggacaaaaaagtttgataaaCACTAGTTTACACAATAAGGTATTTGTATTAACACCACAAGCAGATTTAGTGGTTCCCTGCCACCTGTCGTTGTCCGAATCTGGCTCAAGCATTgtacaagtttgcccaccatTGGTCTAGTTACTTTAGCACCGCATCGACAGAGCGTTTAATTACATTGGCCAAAAAGGACTGTTAATTAATCGATTTCGTGCGTAAGATACAAATAATAGCCTATGAGCAAATTTTGCGTATTTATAAAGTGGAATGTTAAGAGAACAATATGctatgaaaaaaatgtttgattatATTGTAGTGTATTGAAGTACTATCGAATATTAAGTATTGAAGTACTATCAATTACTGAGCAGTAAACAATAACAGGGAGCTATTTGAAACAGTAGGCTGCTGTACAACAGTAACACTAGTTTTTTTTGGTTATTACACAGCTTCTCTAAATCACTATTCAGCAACTACATGACGTCACCAATAGCATGCTGCTACTCAAAAACAGCTAAAATTGGTGACATCATGAGAATATTTTAGCATGTGTTCAGTCAAAACTGCTATTGCTAGGACGAGCCTATTTTACCGAAGTGGCGGAAGTTTTTTTGCCAACTTGGATCAGGCAATCAGGTGGGTTGTCAGGTGGTTGTCGGGTTAGGCCTAGCCTATAATATAGCGAATGCGCATGTGCTTACCGGAAAGTTACGTCTTACCTAGGTAGGAAACGTCACGTTACTATTTGCAGACAGTGCAGCTGACTGTGTTTGCTATAAATTAAGCAGTAATCTCTGAACGTACTGCTTACCGCTATCAGCTTACAATAGAATTATGCTGCGCTCACAGCTTGCTCCGTACTGCCGTAATGTAACagatttgaaaatttgctgGAAGTGTGTTAAAAGTTACCAAGTTGCACTAAAAttgcagtttttaaaattagcCTAGGCAAAAGGGGCCATGCATGCAATAGCGACTAGCGGTGCTAGCCTAACGGAAatgtttgatgaaatttgccataataaaaatttaagaagGTATTGGGCTaattcattttgttatttgatCTGAATTTGCAAACATCCCAGGCAGACTATGGTTTCGGAATATGCTATATCATAACTCCCGCATTGATGTTTTAGTTTTAGATTGAGACACTGTACTGTGTTTTTTAATGGCATCCACTGTCCCCCTGTGCTTATTGTTCAAAAGCTAATCTGTATATATGAATCAGGAACAAGGTGCTCTTAAAGAAGCCGCCCAAAAGGCTGCAAGTAACTTGGATTATAAAGGAAATAGTCAGGCAGAACTGTGTCAAACAGATGAGATGAATGACAACACTGTACAGGTAAGGAATAGTAACTCTGTAGCTTATTGCTTTGACAACATATCATATACTGGTAGAAAAGCTTGCACTACATTTAATTTAGACACATGGTGCTCAAggaaaactttctttttcaaaaatccgtGCAACAACTGACAATGGCAAGGAGTCTTCCAGGAAGATATCAGTAAAGTACGAGGATATGAGGGTTACTAAAAAACCGTCAAAGAATAAAAAGCAGAACAAAGTAATGGCGCACGAAGTGCAGAAGAAGATAAACCGTTGCAAGgaaatgcaagaaaaaatgCTGGATTTAAGCAAACTAGATTTGGTGGCATTGCCCACCACAATAAAAGACATGCCTCAACTTACTGAGCTTTACTTATACAAGAACAAACTAACTAAAGTACCAGATGAACTGGGCTCGTTAATTCATTTACAAACTTTggctttaaacaaaaatcatctTATGAATTTACCATTGtcattacaaaatttaaagcaaataaaaatgcttgATTTCAGGTGCATCACTGAAGAATAATGCAGTAATTTTTGCTAATTTTAAAGCTAAACTAAAAGCTGAAAATgttccaaaaatatttatattacaTTTCACATATATGTATTGGCAAAGGTTTTCATGGCATAAGGTGTGATTTGttttcaacatttaaaaacGGTTAATATGAATATTGAATTTTGCAGACACGATAAATTGCGAGAAGTACCAAGTGTTGTTTACCAGCTAAAGTCTCTTCAGATGCTATATTTaagatttaataaaa comes from the Clavelina lepadiformis chromosome 5, kaClaLepa1.1, whole genome shotgun sequence genome and includes:
- the LOC143460569 gene encoding leucine-rich repeat protein soc-2 homolog, which gives rise to MNDNTVQTHGAQGKLSFSKIRATTDNGKESSRKISVKYEDMRVTKKPSKNKKQNKVMAHEVQKKINRCKEMQEKMLDLSKLDLVALPTTIKDMPQLTELYLYKNKLTKVPDELGSLIHLQTLALNKNHLMNLPLSLQNLKQIKMLDFRCITEE